Genomic DNA from Lagenorhynchus albirostris chromosome 9, mLagAlb1.1, whole genome shotgun sequence:
TTGACCGGTACTTCTGCGTCACCAAGCCCCTCACCTACCCCGCGCGGCGAACCACCAAGATGGCAGGCCTCATGATCGCCGCTGCCTGGGTCCTGTCCTTCGTGCTCTGGGCACCTGCCATCTTGTTCTGGCAGTTTGTGGTGGGCAAGCGGACGGTGCCAGACAACCAGTGCTTCATCCAGTTTTTGTCCAACCCGGCGGTGACCTTCGGCACGGCCATCGCTGCCTTCTACCTGCCTGTGGTCATCATGACGGTGCTCTACATCCACATCTCCCTGGCCAGTCGCAGCCGAGTTCACAAGCACCGACCCGAAGGCCCTAAGGAGAAGAAGGCCAAGACCCTGGCCTTCCTCAAGAGCCCCCTGATGAAGCAGAGTGTCAAGAAACCGCCCCCAGGAGAAGCTTCTCGGGGGGAGCTGCGCAACGGGAAGCTAGAGGAGGCCCCTCCACCGGCCCTCCCCCCGCCGCCACGCCCAGTGGCTGACAAGGACACCTCCAATGAGTCCAGCTCGGGCAGCGCCACCCAGAACACCAAGGAACGACCACCCACAGAGCTGTCAACCACAGAGGCCACCACGCCCGCCACACCTGCACATCCCCTGCAGCCACGGACCCTCAATCCGGCCTCCAAATGGTCCAAGATCCAGATTGTGACGAAGCAGACAGGCAACGAGTGTGTGACAGCCATCGAGATTGTGCCTGCCACGCCGGCTGGCATGCGTCCGGCGGCCAACGTGGCCCGCAAGTTTGCCAGCATCGCCCGCAACCAGGTGCGCAAGAAGCGGCAGATGGCAGCCCGGGAGCGCAAGGTGACTCGGACCATCTTTGCCATTCTGCTAGCCTTCATCCTCACCTGGACGCCCTACAATGTCATGGTCCTGGTGAACACCTTCTGCCAGAGCTGCATCCCTGACACGGTGTGGTCCATTGGCTACTGGCTCTGCTACGTCAACAGCACCATCAACCCGGCCTGCTATGCCCTCTGCAATGCCACCTTTAAAAAGACTTTCAGACACCTGCTGCTATGCCAGTATCGGAACATCGGCACTGCCAGGTAGGCAGGTAGGGGTGCCACTGGAGGTGCTGGTGTGCGCTGGGGACCACGTGTCAGCTGCTGCCAGGGAGAGATGCGGAGGCGCTTCTCAGTGTTCACGTTTGCCGAAGAG
This window encodes:
- the CHRM4 gene encoding muscarinic acetylcholine receptor M4; amino-acid sequence: MANFTPVNGSLGNQSVRLVTSTHNRYETVEMVFIATVTGSLSLVTVVGNILVMLSIKVNRQLQTVNNYFLFSLACADLIIGAFSMNLYTVYIIKGYWPLGAVVCDLWLALDYVVSNASVMNLLIISFDRYFCVTKPLTYPARRTTKMAGLMIAAAWVLSFVLWAPAILFWQFVVGKRTVPDNQCFIQFLSNPAVTFGTAIAAFYLPVVIMTVLYIHISLASRSRVHKHRPEGPKEKKAKTLAFLKSPLMKQSVKKPPPGEASRGELRNGKLEEAPPPALPPPPRPVADKDTSNESSSGSATQNTKERPPTELSTTEATTPATPAHPLQPRTLNPASKWSKIQIVTKQTGNECVTAIEIVPATPAGMRPAANVARKFASIARNQVRKKRQMAARERKVTRTIFAILLAFILTWTPYNVMVLVNTFCQSCIPDTVWSIGYWLCYVNSTINPACYALCNATFKKTFRHLLLCQYRNIGTAR